Part of the Paludisphaera borealis genome, GACCTCGACGCGGCCCGCTCGATGTACAAGCTCGCCCAGGATCACCCCGGCTGCGCGATGTCCGTTCCCGTCTTGGCGCCCCATTATTACGGCGAGAGCACGTTCTACGACGATCTGGAATGGGCCGCCGTCGAACTCTATCGCGCGAGCCGCGACCCGCGCTATCTGGCCGAGGCCGTCGCCTACGCCGACAAGGCCGGCGACAATGTCTGGATGGGCCGCGACGCCCACGGCCACTATGAGTTCTTCCCATACGTGAACCTCGCCCATTGGCGGCTTTACGAGCTGGTCGAGGCGCCCGTGCAAAAGCGGCTCGCCGAGTATTACCGGCTGGGGTTGGAGCGAATCCGCGAGCGAGCCTTGCGGAACCCGTACCGGATCGGCACGCCGCTGGTCTGGTGCTCGACCAACGACGTGATCGCCTTCGCCACGCAGGCGAGGCTTTACGAGCGGATGACCGGCGACGCCCAGTTTCGGTCGCTCGCCACCGAGGCCCGCGACTGGATCTTCGGCCGCAACCCGTGGGGCGTCTCGTTCGTCATCGGCACGCCCGCCGACGGCGCGGCGGCGACTCGGCCTCATCATATGTTCTTCAAGTTGGCCCATCACCTGCCCGTCGGCGGCCTGGTCGACGGACCGGTGACCAAGGCGATCAACGACGGCCTCAAGTTCTCCGCCTTCGAAGCCGATCCCCTGGCCCACTTCCAGTCGGACGCGGCCGTCTACCACAATGAGTTCGCCGACTTCTCCACCAACGAGCCGATCATCGACGGCACCGTCTCGCTGCTCTTGCTCCTGGATCTGTGGGAAGGTTCGTGATTTCCAGAGCCGGCTTCTCGTCCGTGACGGAGGCGTTCCGCCGATGCGCATCGACAACGATCCCAAGCTCGATTTCGACGACGTCTTGATCCGACCCAAGCGGTCCGAGGCGCCGAGCCGGGCGTCGGTCGACCTGAAACGCCAGTACCGATTCCTCAACAGCGATGCGGTCTGGAGCGGCGTTCCGATCGTCGCCTCGAACATGGACACCGTCGGCACGCTGGCCATGGCCGAGGCGCTCGGGCCGGAAATGCTGACTTGCTTGCACAAGTATTATTCCGAGGATCAGTTGATCCGCTTCTTCCGCGACGAGGCTCGCTGCTCGAGCGCGTTCTTCACGCTGGGCCTCAAGGACGACGAGTTCGACAAGCTCCGCGCCGTGAAGGCGAAGGCCGACGTCCGCCTCGTGTGCATCGACGCGGCGAACGGGTACACCAAGTATTTCGTCGAGCACGTCAAGCGAATTCGCGGGGCCTTCCCCGAGCTGACGATCATGGCGGGGAACGTGGCGACGCCCGACATGGTTCAGGAGCTGTTCATCTCCGGCGCGGCCGACATCGTGAAGATCGGCATCGGGCCGGGGAGCGTCTGCACCACGCGGCGCACGACCGGGGTGGGCTACCCGCAGCTCTCGGCGATCATCGAGTGCGCCGACGCCGCTCACGGGTTGCGCGGCCACGTCTGCGCCGACGGCGGCTGCCGGTTCCCCGGCGACGTCGTCAAGGCGTTCGCGGCCGGGGCCGATTTCGTGATGCTCGGCGGAATGCTCGCCGGTCATGACGAATGCGAGGGCGAGTGGGTCGAGGAAGACGGCCGCCGCGTCGCGCTGACGTTCTACGGCATGTCGAGTCGCGAGGCCCTCGACAAGTACGCCGGGGGTCGCAAGGACTATCGAGCCTGCGAGGGCCGCGCGGTCTCGGTGCCGTACAAGGGGCCGGTCAAGGAGACGATCCAGGAGATCACCGGTGGCATCCGCAGCGCATGCGCGTACGTCGGCGCCACCCGGCTGAAAGACCTCACCAAGTGCACGACGTTCGTGATCTGCCAGCGGCCGCATGGAAGCATGTTCGCGTAAAGCCTCGTTATGTCTCGACGACCAACCCGTCGCGCATCCGCACGACCCGCCCGGCGGCGGCGGCGACCTCGGCGCTGTGGGTGACGGTCACGAGCGTCAATCCTCGGCTCCGTCGCAGGTCTTCGAGGAGGCGAAGGATCTCGTCCTGATTGCGGCTGTCGAGATTACCCGTCGGTTCGTCGGCCAGCAGCACACTGGGCTCGTTGGCGAGGGCGCGGGCGATCGCGATCCGCTGACGTTCGCCGACTGAAAGTCGTGTCGGCCGATGGTTCCGCCGATGCGCCATGCCGACCTGTTTGATGAGTTCCTCGGCTCGGCTCGCGCGTTCACGGGGCGTCCAGGGGGTTTCGAACATCGGGATCTGGATGTTCTCGACGGCTGAGAGCGTCGTCAGCAGATGGAACGATTGGAAGACGAAGCCGATCTCGCGGGCGCGGTACTGGTCGCCGTCGAGCTTCGCCAGGGGCGTTCCGCGGAAGAAGACCTCGCCCTCGGTGGGGCGGTCGAGGCCGCCGAGCAGATGGAGCAGCGTCGTCTTGCCGCACCCGCTGGGGCCGACGACGGCCACCGACTCGCCGGCGGCCACCTGGAGCGAAACCCCGCGCAGGGCCGCGACCTCGCCGTCGGGGTAAAGCTTGCTCAGCCGCTCGCCGCGAAGGACGGGCGCGTCGGTGTGATCGTGTGGGTCACTCATGGCGAAGCGCCTCGCTCGGGTCGAGGGCGGCGGCGCGGACCGCCGGGTAGATGCCGCCGAGGACGCTCAGCACCAGGCCGAGCACCAGGCCGAACGCCAGGACCGGCGGCGGCACGCTGGGGTCGATGAACCCGCGCGCCGTGGGCGCCAGCATGAGGCAGCGCATTCCGACCAGGGCCAGTATCATCCCCATGATCGCTCCCAAAACGCCGAGGCACACCGCCTCGCCCAGAATCAACGACAAGACCCGCCGCCGCTTCCAGCCCAGGGCGCGAAGGACGCCGATCTCTTGCGTGCGCTCGAACACCGTCATGATCATCGTGTTGAGCATCCCGACCGATCCGAGCAGCACGGCCAGGGCCGTCGTGGCCCCGGCCATCACCCGGACGAGCCGAAGCTGAACGTCGCGCTCCACCTGGTCGCGGGCCGGCGTGGCCGCGACGCCTGGTATCGCCGACTCGATCCGCTTCCGCAAGGCGGCGACGTCGTCCGCGGCCGACGAGCGAGCCTGGATCACGAACCCCGTAACCTGGCCTTCGCGCCCCATCATGTGTTGAAGCGTCGCCAGCGGCACGATCAGCGCGCCGCTCTCGAACAGGCTGTCGCTCTCGTAAACGCCGATCACCTGGTACGGCTCGCCCGCCACGTCGAGCGCGTCGCCGACCTTCTTGCCAAGGTTCAGGGCGAGCACCCGCCCGAGCAGGGCGACGTTCTTCTCGTCGGGTCGGAACGTCCGGCCTTCGAGGATGTGCGAGCCGCGAAAGAGCAGGCTGCCGCTTTCCCAGCCGTTGATCAGGGCGCTGGCGATGTTCGCTTGCTCGAAGCCGACGACGTCCATGAGCGAGGGGGCGACGGCGGCCACGCCCTCGATTTCGCGGATGCGGTCGCCGAGCTTCTGGTCGAGCGTGCTCGAAAGCTGGTTGGTGATCCCCGCGCGGACCACCACCAGATCGATGCCCTTGCCGACGTACAGCGTCATGAACGCGCGCTCGAAGTTCCAGGAGACGCCGACCAGGTCGAGCACGGCGGCGATCGCCACGGCGAGGCCGGCGGCCGTGAGGATCGTGCGCGTGCGGCGCCGGAACAGGTTGCGGAGGATCAGGGTGGAGAAACGCATGAGATTCCGTGAATTCCAAAGCGGACGTGTCAGCCGGGGACGCGGCCGACGAGGACGTAGCCGAGCCCGCGCCAGACCTCGTGGTATTCGACGCCCGGCATCACCCGCTCGGCGATCGCTCGGACGTCCAAATCGCGATAGCGCTCGACCATGTCGGTGAACGGGTCTCCCAGATGCATCAGCCGCGAGACGATCCAGCGGTCGAGCGCCGGGACGCCGAGCTTGTGGCCGATCATGCGGTCGGTGAGGTTCGGCATCTCGTCGGAGATCACGATCGTTCCGCCGGGACGGGTCGCGCGAACCATCTCGCGCAGCGAGCCCTCGGGGTCGTTGAAGTAATTGAAGGCGCCGATGCTCAGAACCGCATCGAACTGGGCGTTGTGAAGCGGCAGGTTCTCGGCCTCGCCCTGGATCAAGCGGACCGTCTTGCCTTGGGTTCGCGGCCTACACGCGGCGAGCTGCGTCCAGGAGACGTCGACGCCCACGACGTCCCAATCATTGGGCATCCACGGCAGATAAACGCCGTCGCCCACAGCCACGTCGAGCAGCTTCAAACCCGGCTGCGAGGGCAGGTGCCGGAGCACCTGGTTGCGCGCCCGCTTCTCGCCGCCGTTGCACCACCAGGTGAGCTTTTCCCAGAACCGGAACCGGGGCCAGAGCGGGCTGTCGTAGAAGTCCTGCGCGACGCGGTTGTTCTCGTCGCTCCACGCCTTGACGATCAAGACGTCGTCGCGGATCGGATACGGCGTGCCGCATCCGACGCACGACAGGCCCGCGTCGGATGCCGCCAGATCGCCCGAGCACGACGGGCACCGAAACGCCCGCAGATCACCCGTCCAGGGACTCGCGGCCTGGGATTGCATCGAAGCCGTCGCCATGTTCACTGTCCTTTGTTTGTTGTCAGGTTCGTTCATCCCGACGCCTCGATTCCTGGATGAACCAGGCAATAGCCGAGTCGGCTCCAGATGTTGCGGCTCGTCGCCGAGGGCCAGGTCGCCCTGGCCACGGCTTCCGGATCGACGTCGTACTGCAAGACCATCTCGACGAATTCGCGATCGAGCCCGAGCCCGCGGAGCCAGAACGCGTCGATCGCGGGAACGCCGATCAAGTGGCCGATCCCCGCGTGGTGCATGCCGGGCGTCTCGTCGGCCACGACCACCGGGCCGCCCGCCTTCGTGACGCGCCTCATCTCGCGGAGCGCGGCGGCGTGGTCGTTGAAGTACGTGAAGCCGCCGATCGCGTAGCAGACGTCGAAAGTCTCGTCCGCGAACGGCAGATTCTCTCCCTCGGCCCACGCCAACCGGCCCTTCATGCGCGGATGCCGCTCCTGACAGGCGACGAGCTGCGTGCGCGCGACGTCGACCCCGTAAACGTCCCACGACTCAGGTAGATATGCGAGGTTGTCGCCGTCGCCGATGCCGACCTCGAGCGCCCGTACCTCGGGACGGTCGATCGCCAGGACGTGCCGGAGGATCTGCAATCGCGCCCGCCGGGCGCCTCCCTGGAGCGTCAGGAACAGCCGTTCCCACTTGCGGAATCGAACCCAGCCGGAACCGTCGTAGAACGCCGCGTTGATCCGATTTCGCCCTACAAGCGGGCCGATCGCTTCCAGGATCTGGTCACGCGTCGGATAGGAACGACCGCATGTGAGGCAAGCGTCCCGCCCCCGCAACGGTGCGCGACAGCCGAGGCAGACGGCGAGGTCGGCGAGCGTCGGTTCCGTTTCGGAGCGGGTCGCTGGCATCGAGAAATCCTTGAGCGATGATCTCAGTGGTTAGAAGTCGACCGACAGGGCTTCGGGTCCCGCTTTCCGCATCATCCAGTCGAAGAGGAAGTCGGGCGTGACCTTGAGCACGGCCAGACCGATCCGCATCGAGAACGGGAAGACGCAGTTGCGAGGGCGCCGGAGGACCGCGCGGGCCAGGTGCTTGGCCGCGACCTCGGGCTCCAGCATGTCGATCTTCCGCTTGTAGGGGATGCCGGTGCTCATCGCCGTGCGGACGAAACCGGGGCAGACCGTCGTGATGGTGACGCCTCGCCGCGCCAGGCCGGGCCGCAGCGCTTCGAGGTAGGCGATCAGGGCGGCCTTCGACGCCGAGTACGAGATCATCCAGGGGAACCCGCGATAGCCCGCCAGGCTGGCGACTCCGACGAGATGCCCTCGGCCGCGGGCGATCATGCCCGGCAAGACGGCCTCGATCGATTCGGCCACGCCGAACAGGTTGACGTCGAAGGTTTTTCGAAGCGTGTCGAGGGCCAGGTCGGGCACGAGCGTCAGTCGGCCGAACCCCGCGCAGGCGACGAGGACGTCGATCGGCCCCACGGCGGTTTCGACCGCCGCGATCGCCTCGCGAAGCGACTCGCGCTGACAGACGTCTCCGATCTGGATCGAGAACCTGGCGCCGAGCTTCCTCAACTCGTCGCCCAGCGACTCCAGGTTGGGGACGTCGACGTCGAGCAACCCGAGCGGGACGTTTTTCCGAGCCAGTTCCAGGGCGGTCGCGCGACCGATTCCGTTGGCCGCGCCGGTGATCAAAACGACGGGTGAAGTCGAAGCGGTCATGAGCAGACCTCCTGCCGCTCGGCGGGCTGAAGGCTTTCGAGGTACGCGCGGACGGCGGCGTTGAAAGCCTCCGGGTTCTCTTCGGGGGCGCGGTGCTGGGCGTCAGGGATGCGCCGTCCCTGACATTGCGGCAGGTGTTGAACCAGGTAGTCGGCCGTCGACAGGAACGGCGAGTTCTCGCCGTAGAGCGCCAGGCAGGGGACGGAGACCTGGGCGATCGACTCGGCCGAGAGGCCGTCGGCGAGCTTGGAATCGTGGCCGCAGGTCGTCCGCGCCAGCCGGAGCACGCGGTTGAGCCCCGGCAGGCCGACGGCCTGACGGAACGCGAGGAGCTTCTGATCGTCGAGATGGAGGACCTGGTCGAAGAAGCTGGTGAGGTCGTACCAGGTGTCGGCCGAGAGCGACACGCCGGCCTCCTCGGCCTCCTTGCGGAAGTTCTGCCAGTGCCCCCACCGGCTCACGTCTTCCAGGTGGCGCAACGACGGGAAATAGGGGTCGGAGAGCACGATCGCCTCGACCCGATCGGGAGCGATCACGGCCGCGTGCGTGGCGATCACGGCGCCGAAGCTATGGCCGACCAGACGGGCCCGAGGGATCTCCAGCTCGTCGAGCAGGGCGAGCAGGTCGTGGGCGTGTTCGAGCGACGTGTAACCCGTCGCCGGCGCGTCGGTGTAGCCGTGGCCGCGCAGGTCGTAGGCCGTCACGCGGAAGCTTTCGGCCAGCATCGCGAAGGTCTTCGCCAGGAACCAGATCGACATGTCGCCGGTCAAGCCGTGGATCAGCACCACGTCGGGGCCGTCGCCTGCTTGCTGAACGTGGAAGGTCAGGCCGTTGGCTGTCATTCGAGGCATGAGCGTATCCACACACCAGAGAAGAAAGTGAATAACCGGTCGACTTGGTTTAAAGGTTCTGCTGAAGGAATACGACCAGCTCGCCGACCGTCAGGTCGCGTTCGGCGCGGCCGCCCAGCTCGGCCAGCAAGTCGTTGAACGGCAGGGGCCGGCCGTAGCGCTTTTGAAGCTCTTCGCCGAGGACCACCGCGTCGATCGACGCGAGGCCGAGATCGGCGAAGAACCGCGTCGCCGGCGTGATCGGGTCGACCGGCTCGACGCCCAGGCCGTCGCGGAACACTTGCCGCAAGTCGTCGAGGATTTCCATGTCGCTTTCGTTTGTGGCAGCATTCATGATGTGGTTATGCCTCCGCTCCCAGGGTCCACGCCCAGGCGTGGTCTTTCCTACGGTTCGTGTGGACGATCAGATCGACCCGATCGCGGACGTGGACCAGCACGGTTCCGGCCTCGAAATCGACGCGCCGCGCCTCGACCCGGCTCGGTTCGGCGGTCGGCCCGATTCCGATCGACTTGGCCGCCGCCTGCTTGGCCGCCGCGAGCCGGGCGGCCCATTCCAAGGCGTCGGACGGGGCGGGCTGCGCGAGCAACGTTCGCTCGTGAGGTGTGAAAGCCGAGGCCGCGAAGTCGTCGGACCGCTCGTCGATGGCGACGACGTCGACGCCCGGCCGCGCGTCGGGACCGTGAGCCGCCAGGGCCACGGCGACCCCCTCCGCGTGGGCGATCGAAACCGCCGGCGGATCGTCGAGGTCGGGCCGGGCCAGATCGGCGACTCGCGGTTGGCCGTCGGCGTCGTGAGTTATGACGAGGTCGGCCGGGAAGCGCGGCGGCCCCCCCTGCTCCAGCCAGATTCGTCGGACCGCCTCCTTGGCGGCGGTTCGTCCCCAGAGTCGGTGCGTGCGGCGAACGTCCGGGCCCCCCTGCGCCAGGGTTTCGGCCGACTCGTCGGGCCCTAGCTGAATCCGCTCCAGGACGTCGCGCCATACGGGCCGCGCCATGTCGATCGGCGGCGCGAGCCAGACGGCCGAGGCGACTCGCGGGGAGAGCCCCTCCAGCGGCAACGGCTCGCCGATCAGGACCGAGTCCGGCGCGCGAAAGACGTCGCGATACCGCGAGGGCCAGTAGAACCGCCAGTCCTGCCAGTCCTCGACCCGCAGCCAGACCCGGCCGTCGGGCCGGATCAACTCGGCGTCGACCTGCACGCGGTGCCGTTCGATCTCACGAATGTGGATGCGGCAGACGGTCGAGTCACCCACCTCGGGGCGTTCGCCGTGGATCGTCAGCCCTCCCATGCGGAGCGGGAAGATCACGTCGCCTTGCTCGAAGACGTCGAGCCCCCAGCAGCCGAGAAGCTGCGTGAAGCCGTCGAGCGCGACCGGGTCGGTGTGGAGCCGCGAGGGCGATCCCGGCCGAAGCAGGTGCTCCAGCGGACGGAGGGCGATCGTTCCGCTGATCCCTTCTTCGCCGACCGATCCCAGCTCGGTCAACGGCTGCATCGCGGGACCGTGGAACAGCCATTGCTCGTCGTACAGACGCTCGGCGGTGAACTTGCTCGGCTTCGGGTCGCTCAGGAACAGGGGCTTCGGCGCGATGGGCGGAAGCGTCCGTTCGGCGAACCGCGCGACGCCCTCGAAGACGAGTCGGCCGTCGGTCCCATCAGCGGACGCCGAGCGCTTTCGGTGGCGGAGAGAGACGCGAATCCGGCGCGGGTCGTCGGGCTCGCATTCGCCGTGCATCGCCAGGACGGCGTCAGGGTCGTAACCGACCCACTTGTGCGCCTGGACGTCCTCCAGCCCCTCGAGCACGAGACCGACGGGGGCGACGAGACTCCCTACTTGCGCCACCATCTCGGCCATCACGAAGAAGGGCAAAACCGCGAGCCCCTTCCGTTCCGGATCGAGGGCCGAGACGCGACGGCCGCCGAGGGTGTGATCGGCCGCGATCGGATCGTTGGATTCATCAAGCAGAAATTCCGTGCTGATCCATCGTCCCGGCTCCCCCGCGAGGATCGCGCCGGCCCATGGACCGGGCTCGGGGAAGGCGGGCGCGACTTCGGCTTCGGCCTGACATCCACCGTTCGCCGCCTGGAAATAGGCGGTCATCACCTCGTTCTGAGTCTTCAAGAACGCGTTCATTGTGCTCAGATAACCGAGCACCGCTTCATCGGCGACGGCCGCGCCGGCCTCGTTCGACATCGCGAAGCCGGCGAATTCCATCGGCGGAGGAGCCACGACGGCCGCGGCGGGGGCGTCGATCGTGAGCGTGGAATCCGCACGCGGATAGCGGACGTGGCCATTTCCATTGCCGTTGAGGAAACCGTGCGGTTCGGTGTCGAAGCTCAAACGCGGCGCGGCGAGGTCGGGTTGCTTCGGATTGAGACGTCCGTTGTATTCGCGCTTCAGCGGCTCGACGGCCTTCGTCGGTTCGGACGCTAGGTCGAGTCGTTGCGGACGTCGGCGGGCGTAAAGGTAGGTCGCGTCGAGGGGCAACCCCTGGGCGAACAGGGAGGCGACGAGGTGGTTGAGCTGTTTCGTTCCTGAGCGTCGCGCCAGGTTCGCGGCGACGGCGAAGACCGGCTTGCCGCGCAGCACGTCGTCGACGTAGCCGCAGAGGTTGCCCCGGGCACCGACGTCGACGAACACGCGGAGGCCGTCGCGGTACATGGTCTCGATCGTCTCGCGGAACGCCACCGTCCGCGTCCATTGCGCGACGGCGAGTCGACGGATCGCGTCGGGTTCGTCGGGCATCCGCTCGGCGTTCGAGCAAGAATACACGCGCGTCTTCGGTCGATGGAAATCGAGGCTCGCGTAAAATGCTTCGAGGGGGCCGAGGACGGCCGAAAAGGCCGGAGTGTGATAGGCGCGGGCGAACGGCAAATCCTCGCGCATCGCGCCCGCCGCGCACAGCTCGGCGACGACCCGTTCGGTCGCGTCGGGGGGACCGGCGAGCACCACTTGATGCGGGCAGTTGTCGATCGCCACGACGACCGATCCGCCGTGCGCGCGGCAGACCGCCTCGGCTTGCGCCCGGTCGACGCCGACGGCGGTCAATCGGGCCTGGGGGATCGTCCCCTCGGCTTCGAGCTTGCGGAAGATCGTGGCCAGACGGCTGAGCGCCGATTCCAGCGACCGTTCGGTTTCGAGCGTCCCCGCGGCGGCCAGGGCAGGAAGCTCGCCGCTGCTGTGGCCGACCACGGCGTCGGGCCGCAGCCCCAGCCGCGACAAGACCTGGAACATCCCCCACTGCGACGAGAGCACGGCCGTGACCGCCGTGTCGGTCGCCCAGAGCGCATCGGGCGAGGACGACGCGGCGCCGAAAAGATGTCGGCTCGGCGGCACGGCTTCTCCCGACTCGCGGGCGATCCGGTCCGCCGTGTCGAGCACCGCGCGCAACTCGGGGAAATGCGGGCAGAGGTCGGCCAGCATCCCGGGATACTGCGAGCCTTCGCCGGGGAAGAGGAAGGCGAGCGTACCGTCGCCCTGACGTCCCGGCGGGTCGTGCCAGAAGTAGAGCCCGCGAGCGTCACGCACCCGCTGGCACGAGTCGTTGCGGAGGCACGGCTCGATCGTCTCCAGATGCTTCATCAACTCGTCGAACGAGCCCGCGACGAGGCCGAGGCGAACCTTCCCGTCCTTCGGCTCGCGCCCCGTGTTAAGCGTGTGGGCGAGGTCTTTCAGGTTGATGCGGTCGCGACCTCGGCGTTGCAATTGTTCACGAAGCTCGCGGACCCGATCGGCCAGGGCGGATCGATCGTCGGCCGCGAGGAGGAAGGCTTCGCAATCCCAGTTCGGCAGCGCGCCCGGGGTTATCTGATCAGCCGACGCGGCGTGTTCTTCGAGGACGGCGTGGGCGCAGAGGCCGTGAGGGCCGGAGGCATGGACGCCCGCGCGCCGCGGCGCATCGGGATCGCCGTGAATCCACGGACGTGGAGCGGTCAGGACCTCAAAGCCGTCGGAGATCGCCAGCGACTGCGGGCGGTCGTCGGATCGCGTCGGCGGTGAGAGGCGATGATGCAGGGATAAGGCCGCCTTGATCAATCCGTCCATTCCGGCGGTGGAAGCCGCGCCCAGAACGCGAACGCCGGCGTCGGGCGGCGGAAAGACCGCGCGAACCGCCCGCAGCTCGGCGGGGAGGCCGCGCGCCTCGATCAGTCCCACGGTCTCGGGCTTCGCTCGGGCGGTGCGGCAGGCGCGACGGATGGCTCGGACGCAGCGGGCCGCCGGCCCGCTCCCGTCGTCGCCGAAGCCGATTCCCTTGATGATCGCATAAACGCGGTCGCCGTCGCGTTTGGCGTCGCGCAGCCGTTTGAGGGCGACCGCTCCGACGCCCTCGTCAACGGTGACGCCGACGGCCACCGCGAGATCGGCGTGCCGCTCGATCAACTCGCGGCTCGCCAGATCGATCGCGGCCATCGACGCAATGCCAACGTCGCGGAGCAAGCTCGCGCTCGTCCAGTTCATCTGGTCGACGTGATCCCGGATCGCGTCGTGATCGCAGCCGCCCCCTGATCCGACGACCACCTCGACGCGGTCGCTGCTCAGGCGTCCCGGGTCGACGCCGGCGTCGGCCAAGGCGGAGTGGACGACGTCGCCGATCGGCAAGACGTCGGGCTTGGCTCGATCGCTGGTCGCGTCGCGATTGGCCAGGACGTCGGCCCAGAACGCGAACAGATCGACGGCGCCTGGAAAGCCGCAGCCCATGCCGACGATGGCGACGTCATAGGGCCGTCGTCGATTCATCGCAGGGCCTCCGCCCGGGGCGCGTTTCGCTTCATCGGGCCGTCAAGGCCGCCAAGATGGCTCGCGAGCACGACCTCGACGTCTCCCTTGCGACCGCGCGTCAACTCGTCGAAGAGCGCGGCGACTCCCGCCTTGGGAGCGATCATCCCCAGGCCCCGGGCGTCGAGCACCGCTTCCAGGTCGGAGACCATGCCGACGCCCGACCACGGTCCCCAGTTCGCCGCGAGGACGCGGCCCGGCCACCGGCCGTCAAGCCAGACGGCCAGCTTGTTGAGCACGTCGTTGGCCGCCGCGTAATCGGTCTGACCCTTGTTGCCGAATCGACCGGCGATCGACGAGAAGAAGATCGCGAACCGAATGAGTTCCGGCCTGACGAGCCGGACCAGGTTGAGCGCGCCGTCGACCTTTGGGCTGAAGACGCGATCGAACGACTCAATGGATTTATCGCGAGCCAGCTTGTCCTGGATCAACCCCGCGCCGTGGATCAGACCCACGGGGTCGCCGAAGCGACGTCGCCAGTCGGTCGCCAAGCGCTCGAGACCCGCCGTGTCGCGGACGTCGATCTGGGCGTACTCGACGCGCGATCCCAGCGCCTGAAGCTCCGCGATGTTGGCGCGGGCCTCGCGCGCCTTTCGGAGCGCCTGGTAGGCCTGTTCGATCTTCGCGGGGCCGCTCTCTTGACCGGCTCGACGGAGCTTTTCGTGGAGTGCCGTCTTGAGGTGGGCCGGATGCGCGATCGCGTCGAGCCGAGGGTCGTCGACGTCGCCGGTCAGTGGCGACGTGCCGATCAGGAGCAGCGTGGGCCGCCATCGCCGGGCTAGCTCGGCCGCCGCCAGTGCGGTGATCCCTCTCGCCCCACCGGTGATCCAGATCGGCTCGCCCGGGCTCAGATGGAAGTCGTTCGGGACCGCGGGCAACGACTTTGAGACCGCCTTCAACCGAACCCGGCGGTCGCCAAGGTAGCCGACCTCCGACCACTTGTCGTCGAACCAGAGTTCGGCGAGGAGTCGGCCGGCGATGCTGGCTGTCGCGAGGTTCGGGTCGAAGTCGACGACGCGGGCCCGGACGCGGGGCCACTCGCGAGCGAGCGTCTTCATCAGTCCGGCGACGGCGCCGTGGCCGGGGAAGAAATCGGCCGAGGTTCGCGCCGCGCTGGCGAATGCTCCTCCCATCGCGGTCGCCGAGATCAGGCAGGCGCCGCCGCGTCGCGAGGCCCGTTCGAGG contains:
- a CDS encoding class I SAM-dependent methyltransferase: MATASMQSQAASPWTGDLRAFRCPSCSGDLAASDAGLSCVGCGTPYPIRDDVLIVKAWSDENNRVAQDFYDSPLWPRFRFWEKLTWWCNGGEKRARNQVLRHLPSQPGLKLLDVAVGDGVYLPWMPNDWDVVGVDVSWTQLAACRPRTQGKTVRLIQGEAENLPLHNAQFDAVLSIGAFNYFNDPEGSLREMVRATRPGGTIVISDEMPNLTDRMIGHKLGVPALDRWIVSRLMHLGDPFTDMVERYRDLDVRAIAERVMPGVEYHEVWRGLGYVLVGRVPG
- a CDS encoding class I SAM-dependent methyltransferase, with product MPATRSETEPTLADLAVCLGCRAPLRGRDACLTCGRSYPTRDQILEAIGPLVGRNRINAAFYDGSGWVRFRKWERLFLTLQGGARRARLQILRHVLAIDRPEVRALEVGIGDGDNLAYLPESWDVYGVDVARTQLVACQERHPRMKGRLAWAEGENLPFADETFDVCYAIGGFTYFNDHAAALREMRRVTKAGGPVVVADETPGMHHAGIGHLIGVPAIDAFWLRGLGLDREFVEMVLQYDVDPEAVARATWPSATSRNIWSRLGYCLVHPGIEASG
- a CDS encoding GMP reductase, giving the protein MRIDNDPKLDFDDVLIRPKRSEAPSRASVDLKRQYRFLNSDAVWSGVPIVASNMDTVGTLAMAEALGPEMLTCLHKYYSEDQLIRFFRDEARCSSAFFTLGLKDDEFDKLRAVKAKADVRLVCIDAANGYTKYFVEHVKRIRGAFPELTIMAGNVATPDMVQELFISGAADIVKIGIGPGSVCTTRRTTGVGYPQLSAIIECADAAHGLRGHVCADGGCRFPGDVVKAFAAGADFVMLGGMLAGHDECEGEWVEEDGRRVALTFYGMSSREALDKYAGGRKDYRACEGRAVSVPYKGPVKETIQEITGGIRSACAYVGATRLKDLTKCTTFVICQRPHGSMFA
- a CDS encoding ABC transporter ATP-binding protein produces the protein MSDPHDHTDAPVLRGERLSKLYPDGEVAALRGVSLQVAAGESVAVVGPSGCGKTTLLHLLGGLDRPTEGEVFFRGTPLAKLDGDQYRAREIGFVFQSFHLLTTLSAVENIQIPMFETPWTPRERASRAEELIKQVGMAHRRNHRPTRLSVGERQRIAIARALANEPSVLLADEPTGNLDSRNQDEILRLLEDLRRSRGLTLVTVTHSAEVAAAAGRVVRMRDGLVVET
- a CDS encoding SDR family NAD(P)-dependent oxidoreductase, with amino-acid sequence MTASTSPVVLITGAANGIGRATALELARKNVPLGLLDVDVPNLESLGDELRKLGARFSIQIGDVCQRESLREAIAAVETAVGPIDVLVACAGFGRLTLVPDLALDTLRKTFDVNLFGVAESIEAVLPGMIARGRGHLVGVASLAGYRGFPWMISYSASKAALIAYLEALRPGLARRGVTITTVCPGFVRTAMSTGIPYKRKIDMLEPEVAAKHLARAVLRRPRNCVFPFSMRIGLAVLKVTPDFLFDWMMRKAGPEALSVDF
- a CDS encoding alpha/beta hydrolase, with translation MPRMTANGLTFHVQQAGDGPDVVLIHGLTGDMSIWFLAKTFAMLAESFRVTAYDLRGHGYTDAPATGYTSLEHAHDLLALLDELEIPRARLVGHSFGAVIATHAAVIAPDRVEAIVLSDPYFPSLRHLEDVSRWGHWQNFRKEAEEAGVSLSADTWYDLTSFFDQVLHLDDQKLLAFRQAVGLPGLNRVLRLARTTCGHDSKLADGLSAESIAQVSVPCLALYGENSPFLSTADYLVQHLPQCQGRRIPDAQHRAPEENPEAFNAAVRAYLESLQPAERQEVCS
- a CDS encoding acyl carrier protein; translation: MNAATNESDMEILDDLRQVFRDGLGVEPVDPITPATRFFADLGLASIDAVVLGEELQKRYGRPLPFNDLLAELGGRAERDLTVGELVVFLQQNL
- a CDS encoding ABC transporter permease; the protein is MRFSTLILRNLFRRRTRTILTAAGLAVAIAAVLDLVGVSWNFERAFMTLYVGKGIDLVVVRAGITNQLSSTLDQKLGDRIREIEGVAAVAPSLMDVVGFEQANIASALINGWESGSLLFRGSHILEGRTFRPDEKNVALLGRVLALNLGKKVGDALDVAGEPYQVIGVYESDSLFESGALIVPLATLQHMMGREGQVTGFVIQARSSAADDVAALRKRIESAIPGVAATPARDQVERDVQLRLVRVMAGATTALAVLLGSVGMLNTMIMTVFERTQEIGVLRALGWKRRRVLSLILGEAVCLGVLGAIMGMILALVGMRCLMLAPTARGFIDPSVPPPVLAFGLVLGLVLSVLGGIYPAVRAAALDPSEALRHE